A part of Scylla paramamosain isolate STU-SP2022 unplaced genomic scaffold, ASM3559412v1 Contig51, whole genome shotgun sequence genomic DNA contains:
- the LOC135098230 gene encoding chromatin-remodeling complex ATPase chain Iswi-like: MGQLVFHSFILGVCGSVYAFCITHQGRFKSYGNPDEYLVGVGTQKTHKNLVTQGLSLQRTTTRRDKMDTGWRSLNTFSPLNRQLRTGTPLQNSLAELWALLNFLMPDIFDSLDVFESWFNVGEMQEEGSDERILRQEREGQVISTLMKLTEGQASLSYGKQQL; the protein is encoded by the exons ATGGGTCAGCTGGtatttcactctttcatcctgGGAGTCTGTGGCAGTGTCTACGCCTTCTGTATCACCCATCAGGGAAGGTTTAAGTCATATGGGAACCCTGATGAGTACTTGGTAGGCGTGGgtacacagaaaacacacaaaaatctcGTTACTCAAGGATTAAGTCTGCAGCGCACAACCACTCGCCGTGACAAGATGGACACTGGCTGGcg ATCCCTGAACACCTTTTCCCCCCTGAACCGACAGCTTCGGACTGGGACACCCTTACAGAACAGCCTGGCAGAGCTCTGGGCCCTTCTGAACTTCCTAATGCCAGATATTTTTGATTCCCTTGATGTTTTTGAGTCCTGGTTCAACGTGGGGGAgatgcaggaggaaggaagtgacgAGAGGATTCTGAGGCAGGAACGAGAGGGACAGGTCATCTCCACTCtaatgaa GTTGACGGAGGGGCAAGCCAGTCTCTCTTATGGAAAACAACAGCTTTGA
- the LOC135098225 gene encoding uncharacterized protein LOC135098225, whose translation MSASVQTYERNYLLRRRRGSGYPPPNVIQCLKSLKLFRNRGSRGGKSVVRPIKVVTSSARDDRRVEKREYKHFEVPRTWYSLPSLLLFNATSLANKMDEVIVTVRSTCADIVAVTEAWQIVPEVCTMQDYQLFHHLRSGRRGGGVAVFCRSALSPSHLPVDIPAGVEALWVRVTPPSHPNNTASIIVCVVYHPPRAATAQLLTAHIINTADALRVRYPAAKLVICGDFNRLDINDILHQLHLTQVVDFPTHQQAILDLILTDLGQQYSPPKPLPPMGRSTHLSILWSPTPTTSTPRSAVTRTHRPMPDSAMREFGQWVTQHPWTEVLDEEDVHLKWQNYVATTTAAFHHYFPAKSVTTHPSDAPWMTPRIKRLMRQRTWAFHSCPVLYRKLRNRVIREIKNAKASYYPDKIHHLKLTNNRQWYAKIKALCGLQKHTSSLPCTSHLPANLAAQEMNDHFAAICQTFPPLHTTPLPAYLPAPSPPHTVQAMDVFKRILKFKPRSTTPTDLPIKIYKEFAVELATPLCSIINASLSQHSCPADWKTSYVTPIPKTSSPQSLNDLRPVSITPIPSLICEDFVYDWAYTKICNTVDIRQFGNIKATSTSHYLTSFLEFIHSHLDKRNTSLAVAFVDFKKAFDLVDHTVVISKAVSLGLPPNLIAWLADFLTGRRQAVRYQGSVSNFQQLTCGVPQGTKMGPLCFLLLINDALTDTPHRWKYVDDCTVGVPVSNKNPDYSPLQAILERLQTWTEESRMTINHSKTVVMHFCTSSVPVPPPRLTVGPHPLQVVQCAKLLGVTVDDQLTWKQHVASTVRSATYRLYMLRRLRSLGTPTDELRGVYLTFILPKLMYASPAWSSSLTHTQQLQLESVQKRACRVILGPAYTTYEEALTTLSLSRISTRHREALEKFGKGLLHHPRLRDMLPPDAPRPVRATRHHNKITPLKAPRTDRYRLSAIPTMVTFLLMCNLAMWAMNTSETSRADAHPAQLNLYGIWTWTIISMPLALICV comes from the coding sequence atgagtgcttcagtgcaaacatacgaacgcaattacctcctgcgtcgtagacgaggatctgggtacccgccacccaacgtgatacagtgccttaagtccttaaaactatttcgaaaccgtggatcgagaggaggcaaaagtgtggtgcgtcccatcaaggtagtgacctccagtgccagagacgaccgcagggtggagaagagggaatacaaacactttgaggtgccgagaacgtggtatagtcttccctcactcctcttatttaatgcaacgtctctggccaacaagatggacgaagtgattgtgacggtgagatctacttgtgcggacattgtggcggttactgaggcgtggcagattgttcctgaggtgtgcacgatgcaggactaccagctcttccatcacctcaggtcagggcgcaggggggggggagtggccgtcttctgccgctctgccctcagcccctcacacctccctgtcgatattcctgccggtgtggaggccctgtgggtgagagtcacgcccccctcccatcccaacaacacggcctccatcatagtctgcgtcgtgtaccaccccccacgagccgccactgcacagttgctcaccgctcacatcatcaacactgctgatgccctgagggtgaggtatcctgctgccaagctggtcatctgtggggactttaacagattagatatcaacgatatcctacaccagctacacctcacccaggtcgtggacttccccacccaccagcaagccatcctcgaccttatcctcacagacctgggccagcagtactcgccacccaagccgctgcctcccatgggacggagcacccacctctccatactgtggtcacccacacccaccacctcgaccccccggtcagctgtcaccaggacccaccgccccatgcctgactcagccatgagggagtttgggcagtgggtgacacaacacccgtggaccgaggtgctggatgaggaggacgtccacttaaaatggcaaaactacgtcgccactactacagcagccttccaccactacttcccagccaagagcgtcacaacgcacccgtctgatgctccctggatgacgccccgcattaaaagactcatgcgtcagcggacctgggcgttccactcctgcccggtcctttacaggaaactaagaaacagagtaatcagggagattaagaatgcaaaggcaagctattacccagacaagatacaccacctcaagctgaccaacaacagacagtggtacgctaagatcaaagctttgtgtggcttacaaaagcacacttcatcccttccttgcacctcacaccttcctgctaatctcgcggctcaggagatgaacgatcactttgctgctatctgtcaaacctttcctcccctccacaccactccgcttcctgcctatctgcccgctccctcccctccacacactgtccaggcgatggatgtttttaagagaatacttaaatttaaaccaagatccaccacacccactgaccttcctataaaaatttacaaggaatttgctgtagagctagcaacaccgctatgctccataataaacgcctcactctcccaacactcttgccccgcggactggaagacatcttatgtcactcccatccccaaaacttccagtcctcagtcactcaatgacctcaggccagtctctatcacccccatccctagccttatttgtgaagattttgtatatgactgggcatacaccaaaatttgtaacaccgtggatatcagacaattcggaaatattaaagccacctccacctcacattacctgaccagcttccttgaattcatccacagccacctggacaagcgaaacacctctctagctgttgcttttgtcgacttcaaaaaagcctttgatctagttgatcacactgttgtcatcagcaaggcagtaagtctgggtctccctcctaatctgatagcgtggctagccgacttcctcacagggagacgtcaggccgttcgctatcagggctctgtctctaatttccaacagctgacatgtggagtcccccaggggaccaagatgggtcctctatgcttcctcctcctcatcaacgacgccctcaccgacaccccccatcgctggaagtatgtggacgactgcaccgtgggcgtcccagtttccaacaagaacccggactactcgccactgcaagcaattctggagcgactgcagacgtggacagaggagagcaggatgaccatcaaccacagcaaaactgtggtgatgcatttctgtacctcctctgtaccagtgccccctccccggctcacagtgggccctcaccccctccaggtggtccaatgtgccaagcttctcggagtcacggtggacgaccagctgacctggaagcagcatgtcgccagcaccgtgagatcagctacctacaggctgtacatgctgcgcagactcaggtcgctggggacgccgacagatgagttaaggggggtgtacctcaccttcatcctccccaaactcatgtacgcctccccagcgtggtcctcctccctcacacacactcaacagctacagctagagagtgtgcagaaaagggcgtgcagggtcatccttggccctgcatacaccacctatgaggaagccctgaccaccctgagtctgtccagaatatccaccaggcaccgagaggctctggagaagtttgggaagggactactgcatcatccgcgtctcagagacatgctgccgcccgacgcgcctcgccctgtccgtgccaccagacaccacaacaaaataacgcccctgaaggcgccgcgcacggaccggtacagactcagtgcgattcccaccatg
- the LOC135098227 gene encoding uncharacterized protein LOC135098227 codes for MYSDPANKLYLAFLQPVVSQVNRVNKLFESDRCNANRLLEDLMSLYKSILQRLMMPRTFCTWRAVADYDVNDERNHLPLEAVDFGVKFYIELGQSRLDSGIVHTVKKHGRDFLMKLLQELQQRLPSNINHLQSLDALTPETVLGVRKPRLQELSFLPKYSGDIGKLDGQWQRLATVSWPKDVINDSEKFWLTVHSHQDASGERDFKEVGQFALSMLSLPISNASVERVFSQMNLIKNKLRNRMRPRSQKPPDAFAWRQQMLLSQFLHICDVKPTFFFGLGIVCNASKLKKVYTKK; via the exons ATGTACTCAGATCCTGCCAACAAGTTGTACTTGGCTTTTCTGCAGCCTGTGGTGTCCCAGGTCAACCGGGTTAACAAATTGTTTGAGTCAGACCGGTGCAATGCCAACAGACTCCTGGAAGATTTGATGTCCCTCTACAAGTCCATTCTCCAGCGACTCATGATGCCGCGAACTTTCTGCACGTGGAGAGCTGTGGCAGATTATGAT gTGAACGACGAACGGAACCATCTGCCGCTGGAAGCTGTGGACTTCGGTGTGAAGTTCTACATCGAACTGGGTCAGAGCAGGTTGGACAGCGGAATTGTTCACACCGTTAAGAAGCACGGGCGTGACTTCCTGATGAAGCTTCTTCAGGAGCTGCAGCAAAGGCTTCCATCAAATATTAACCATCTCCAGAGCTTGGATGCCCTGACCCCAGAAACCGTTCTCGGAGTGAGGAAACCAAGACTGCAGGAGCTGTCTTTCTTACCAAAATATTCGGGGGATATTGGTAAGCTCGACGGGCAGTGGCAAAGACTTGCAACTGTCAGCTGGCCAAAAGATGTGATAAACGACTCCGAAAAGTTTTGGTTAACTGTTCACAGCCACCAGGACGCCTCAGGGGAGCGGGATTTTAAGGAGGTAGGGCAGTTTGCTCTGTCCATGCTTTCGCTGCCCATTAGCAATGCCTCTGTTGAACGggttttttcccaaatgaactTGATAAAGAATAAACTTAGGAACAGGATGCGTCCCCGCTCCCAGAAGCCGCCTGACGCTTTCGCTTGGCGGCAACAGATGCTTTTGTCGCAATTTTTGCACATTTGCGACGTAAAGCCAACGTTCTTCTTTGGCCTAGGCATTGTCTGCAATGCCTCCAAGTTGAAGAAAGTGTACACCAAGAAGTAA